The following is a genomic window from Eubalaena glacialis isolate mEubGla1 chromosome 18, mEubGla1.1.hap2.+ XY, whole genome shotgun sequence.
ACCGGAGTCAGAATCCCAGAAACACCAGTGCCTAGCCCTGCCCCCCTATCTGAACCCTGCAGAGGCTCTCAGGGGATGGAGAGGGCCCCCAGATGCCTCCCACAATCTGAAATTTTCTCCCTTAGAAAGATGAGGCCACCGACCTAAGAGACTCCtaccgccctcccctcccccccgcccacaCACACAAGTAGACTCCAGACTCTTCCcacatctgtcctggactttttctCTAGCCCAGTGGGGGTCTCAAATTTCCTTACTGACAGCCGTACACACACAGGAGGCCCCAGATTCCTCCTACAAAGATGTTAGGACATCTACCTGCCTGCACCCCCTACCTCCATAGGTCTAACTCCCTTCCCCCTAAGATCGAGAGGGATTCCAAACGTAGGAGTCCTGACAGACCCACTCCCAAGACCGGGGGAGCCCTTAAGAGTTGGGCCTCCAACCCTGAGATCCTCCCATACTCGCCTTCAAGACAGATTGCCCTGCAGACAGATGGGACCCCCAGACCTGTGAGTTCCCCCAGACAGATGGCTCCCACACCCCACTATGGACAgcacccctcttccccctcccttcaCACAGCCGTCGCTGCCTCAGCCTCGCGAGCTTCCCCCCGGCCGCCTGCCCAACGGGCTTGAGCCGCCCGAGCGGACACCTCGGCCGGACCGGCCGCGGGCGCGTGACCGGCCCAAGCCGCGACGGCGGCCGCGGCCCCGAGAGGGTGGTGAGGGCGGGGGAAGCCGGCGCTCGCGGTCCGCCCCGGCCCAGGGCAGCTCCGCCCCCGCACCTCCGCCACCGCCCACTCATACAGTGCAGCACGAGGGCTTCCTGCTGCGCAAGCGCGAGCTCGACGCTAACCGCAAGTCGTCCAACCGGTGAGCGTGTGGGCGGGGCTTTGGAAGGCGGGTCCCAAGCTCAGGGccaaatgaatggataagtggGTCTGAAGAGGAGGGTGGGGCTAAACCTTAGGGCGCCCAACCCGTGGCGGGGTAGGCGAGGCCTGAAAAGGGGGCCTTAACTTCAAAGAATCAATCGGTGAACCGGAGGAGCGGGGCTTAAGGTTAGTGCGTCCAATGGGTGAGTGGGTGGAGCTTAGATGGGGGCGGGACCTGAAGAAAAAGTTATTACTACCCAATCTCATAGCAACCAACCCAAGAGTTAACTAGAGCTAATAGCAAACGATGGGGGGTCTAGTCTAGAGGATTCTCAAGGCTCGTGAGGTGGAGCCTGGAGAGGTCCTTCAACCAGTGAGTGGGGTGGGTTCATTTATTTCAATTTCAAATTGAGGAAGGGCCTGATCCCAAACTGagggctgaggggtggggggcacctcaTATAGGTTTCCAGATGGGGGCCTAACAGTGATGTGTGTACTCTTGGAGTCCAGCTCCGGATTGTCCAACCCTTTTTTGTCCAACTGAGAGGCAGAATCTGGGGAGAGGTGGAGCCCATAAGGGAAGCGTTGAACAAGCAGAAGGAGTTAGGCAGAACAGATTGAGGTTTTGCCTGTGGAGGTAGTCTTTCCTCCTTGTGCTGAGACCAAGGTGGGAATAAACAGGGGCACCTGGATGTATTTTGATCGTGGGAGACTTCCTCCTCGGTTGGGGCTTCCGCTGAATGGGGAGACAAGAATTCCTCACTCCAGACAGTAGACCAATAGACCAATAGATCTCCCTTCAGGGGATTCGGGGTTcgggatgggggtggtggaggAGTGGCGAGGAACATGCCCAAGCAGAGGCCTGTGGAGGAGACAGCTTAAGTGTTGCCTTCAGGAAACTCAGTGTGGGAGGGGATAAGGAAGGCCAACCCCAGCAGGGCCCAGCCGGGACAAAGGCTTGGTACCCAGAGACTTAGACCCTCCTCTCAGCTCAGCAACTGCCATAAGGAAGAGCACTCCAGGTGTATGGCCCAACTAGGGCAAAGGTCCAGAGGGAGGAAGGCTCAAGCACATTCAGCCCATGAAGGGTATTAATGAAGAGTACTCAGGCAGAGTGCTGCGACTCTGCCTTGAGCCCCATGTCGTCACCCCAGGTCGTGGGTGAGCCTGTACTGCGTGCTCAGCAAGGGGGAGCTGGGCTTCTACAAGGACGCCAAGGGCCCAGCATCGGGGGGCACACATGGCGGGGAGCCACTGCTCAGCCTGCACAAGGCCACCAGCGAGGTGGCTAGTgactacaagaaaaagaaacacgtCTTCAAGCTCCAGTGAGCCCCCTCAATGGGCAAGAGGGAGGGTCCAAGAcccaccttccccctcccagcAATACCCTGCTTCCCTGGAGGACGGTTGGTGGATGGGTGGGCTGGGGCTCTGCCTCAGAGCCCCCAGATCCTGTGTCCTCTCCCACAGAACCCAGGACGGCAGTGAGTTTTTGCTCCAGGCTAAAGATGAGGTGAgatctgttcctttctctcccctATTCGACCTCGTGAACCACCTAGCTGGCTGACTCCTGGCCCAGAGTGATGGGGCTGTGAAGAGGAGAAGCACAAGCCAGAGTTACCAGGGCTGAAATGGGAAAGCCCATGGGCAATGAGAAACCAGAAGAAGTTCCTAATCTAGCTGGGGGGAGGTGGAAGATCAGGGGCTGGCCTGGAGGCCCCAGGACAACATCCAACCTCCTTGCCTTGGCCTCTGAGATGAAACTGGAAAGTTGGGAGGgagttagcttaaaaaaaaaaaaaaaaagatgaactacAAGTGCAAAGAACCAGAAGTACAGAATCGCACAGGGTTAACTGTGCTGGAGGAGAGTTCAAGGAGGAAAGTTCTCAGAAAGGTTCCCAGAGGCTGGATCTTTAAGGACACTGTGGGTCATTCGGAGGAGGCTGGAGTTTATTCTAAGGGCACTAGGGAGCCATGGCAGAGTTTTGAGCAAGGGAGGGTTACAGTGATGCATAAGAAAGATCCGTTTGGCTACCATGTGCAGGATAGATTGGAGAGGGCGAGAGTGGAGGTGTGGAGCACAGGAGGTGGCCAGGGCAGGAACCCAAGTGGGAGAGCACAAGGCTGGACTAGGGCAggcctgtggggaggggaggaggaggtgggtgaGAGACAAGAATGTGAGTGGACCTTGGGACTGGGGCTAAGGAGAGAGGTCAGGGGAGGAGGAGCAGGCATGGAGGTGGTTTGAAGAGATGCTGAAAATAGTAACACTTGTTACCTCATTCATCATCACAAGAGGCTATGAAGTAGGCCTTTATTCCCTCCATGCCTCTtttacttatctttaaaatggagataaaaatagttttccatcataggattattgtgagaattaaataagttgaTACAGGTAGAGCACTTACAGGGCCCGTAAAATTACAGTGCTTTGTGTCTGCTGATATTATTgcttcttgttgtttatctctatAGTGGGAGTTAGATATAATCCAAATGCATaggattaagtgaattaatccacaaaagtgcttagaacagagctAGGCACAAAATAAGTGCTATGTAACTatttacatcatcatcatcatcatcattactgttattgttattattatccatttaatagatgaggaaacttaggtTCAGAGTGGGCAGTCTGATTCTAGATTCATCAGTCTCCTCTCTTCCAAATATAGACTGTGTCCTGTTTCTCTCTCCAGGAGGAGATGAACGGCTGGCTGGAGGCTGTGGCCGCCTCGGTGGGGGAACACGCCGAGATCGCCCGCTGGGGCCAGACACAACCCACCACGTCGTCCACAGACGAGGGCAATCCCAAGCGGGAGGCGGGGGAGCGCAGGGCCAGCGGGCGCCGGAAGTGACTTCCCACCCGCAGGGCCTGACTCacctccccgcccctcctccccgcACTGTGGGCACAAAGACACTTTCTCTTCCGCAGGGGCGGGGGGCTCTAGTCCCACCAACACTGCGGACGCGCCCTGACCGGCACCGGAAAGGAGGGGACTTCTGCACCCCAAGAAGTGGTGGGGGGATTGCTGCCCCTATAGCCATATCTCGGCCCCTTCCCGCTCGCCACCTCCACCCCAGGTGCTGGGGCTCCATTATTTTTATGCAATAACTGAGcttgtggggggggggcgggtaagGGGCCAGTTGAGCCAAGCTCCCTGCCCGGATGCCCAGATCCAGCCCCGAGAAGCTGGGGTGGTAGGGGCGATAATTCCCGCCCTAGGGATGGGCATGGGGGCGCTGGTGAGGTCCCCTGGACCATCCAGGGTgctagggggtggggaggggacgcCCCCCTCCCCGCCTTTACCTCACTTCCAATGCTGCCTTGATCTCTGTCTGGGAAGGGGGAGTGAAGGGGCCCTAGCCCCCGCACTCCGCCGTCTCAGAGCCATGCGGTTAATTCCTGACTTAGTTTATTTTTGCAAAACATCgacctcctcctccccccgccccgcatcCGCGAAGGCTTTTAATGGGAGGGGCGTCAAAGCTCAAAActatcttcctctctcctcccccctccagcTGTAAATGCCACTTCGGGAGGGGAGGGGCGAGGGGAAGCCCTCCCCCTGCATGCTTCTGGCTGGAGCACTTTCCTGGGGAGTGGGGGAACCGGGTTGTGGGCAGCCCCCATGGCCACCTGGAGAAGCCGCTGGGACCCAGGGGTGTGGGGGCGTGTGGCAGGCGCGCACTCTGTGTACCTATAATAAATCCTTTGGCTTTGACGGTCTGTGCTGGTTTGTTCGCGTTACATGGGCTGCGCCCAGGAGGGCTGGGTGGGGCGAGGGGAAGAAACTGTCTTGCCGAGAACATTTAGATGTCCCTCTTGGTGTGGACTAATTTCGAGGTCTAAACACGTGTCCCCGACGAATCGCCTATATGCCATTCCTAAATCGGGAACCCCAGAGGGATGGAGGAACGTTTTGCTATCCGTGGTAACTAAACTTCCCCAAGGGAGCCGTTCGGTCCGCCCCGTCCAGCACAGGAAAGGCGGGACCCTTTAAGGAGGCGGAGAAATTAACTGCGACGGGTGAGCGCTTTACCCAATCGCCGGTGGCTCCGGGAGTCTTCTGTCCAATGAGCACtcggtgggggcggggcgggatgCACACCCGGAAGCGGGTGCAGGCCGGCCGGCTAACCCAGGGGCCATGGCAGCCGCGGCCCCTGCAGCAGACGGGGTCCCAGGTCGGGGACCTCCCGGGGAGGTGATTCATCTGAACGTGGGAGGCAAGAGGTGAGTGTAGGAGTTTCCTGAGGCGCTACTCTCGGGAGCGGGGAACGGGGTGGGAGTACCCGCCTCTCCCGGGGGAATTCCTGTCCATCAAGGATTGCTCCGCCCCCTGCTGGAGGCGCGGGAGCCTGGATgggtgctgggggagggaagggaactcACCGGGTTGAGATTGGGGGCCGCATTCCTCATCCTCCCTCCATCATCTCGCGTCCGCTCACGGTCCCCGCACAGATTCAGTACCTCTCGCCAGACTCTCACCTGGATCCCAGACTCCTTCTTCTCTAGGTGATTGGGAGAGcgagtttggggtggggggggcgggaggaGAGGGTATGGGGAGACCTAAtctccccctcacacacacaccccggccTGTGACACCTGCTCTGGTCCCCTCCCTGCAGTCTTCTGAGCGGACGCATCTCAACACTGAAAGATGAGACCGGAGCCGTGAGTAGAGCAACAGCTGATATGGGGAGGCCGGTAGGAGGAGGGACAGGATCCCCACTCAGCCCCGCTCTTTGCCCTATCTATCCTCTGCCTCCCTTCCCCGCAGATCTTCATCGACAGGGACCCCACCGTCTTCGCCCCTATCCTCAACTTCCTGCGCACCAAGGAGTTGGACCCCAGGTTGGCATGGAAGATAAAGGGGAGTCCCCCACCGTCTTCACCCTCCCCCCGGAAGTCTCTTCTTCCCTTCAGAATGTTCACTTAAGCTCCTTGATCATATTTAAATTATGCGTCCTTAGAATTCTCCACcacaaagcacacacacacacacacacacacattttcaccGCCCAGATCATTGCTCCTTTATAATCTTGATCCCATCAAAATTTTCTACCTCTTGAGATTCTCTGTGCAGTTTTGAAAACTTCGTCCTCAGAATTCTCTGTCCACTCCCACTCCCCAGACCCTGACCCCTAGTCAATTCTACTACCCAGGGGTGTCCACGGTTCCAGCCTCCTCCACGAAGCCCAGTTCTATGGACTCACTCCTCTGGGTAAGTGGGGCCCCCTTTAGCATCCTCATCCCATAGAAAACCAGCTCTCTAATGAtgctccccctttcccctctctcctgaAAGAAGCTTGGGTTAGAGCTGAGAGCACTGGGTTTGGTCCTGGGTCTCAGGAGGGTGGTGATATTCTGTGGAgaaagagatgggggaggggggaaagggaTCTGCCTCAGTGTTCTCCAAGTCCCAGCCTTTGAGTCCTTCCGTCTTAGTTCGTCGTCTGCAGCTTCGGGAAGAGTTGGATCGATCTTCTTGCGGAAACGTCCTCTTCAATGGTTACCTGCCTCCACCAGGTGGGAACTACTAAGGAATGGAGGGGGgactaaagactacatttcccataaGGCTTCAGCTCTTGGGTGCCTGAGCTGTGGGCCCTGAGACACTATGGGAGTTGTAGTTCTATATCAGCTACTTGGACTGATGCTTGGAAAGGAAGTAAGAAACAGCATTTCCAATGAGGCAATGGGCCAGGCTAGTCCCCCTGAGGCTCAGAAGCTTACCCTAGAGCCCAATGGGAGTTGTAGTCCAGGTTTGATTTCCTTGTACGGAGGCTTAGGGAGAACTGGTGTCCTTTGCATGGAGGGGAGAAATATTAAAGGAGAGTTATTGACTGTAATCTCCATGGAGCAGCCAGCCCGCTGGCCATGGAAAATATGCACCAGTGGTTATTGGGAACTGTAATCTACTAGGCTTTGCTGATAGGTAGAAGGAACAGAGTGGGGAAATTCAGTTTATGGCTTTATTTCCCTAACCTCAGTCAAGACCTACTACCTTCATGAAGTTTGCCAAATATGAAGACGTATTGTTCTCTTAACTTAGTTTgaccctggtttttttttttaattgttttaaatagaAGCTTTTTGTCACTACCTTCATGCCATAAATAAGTAGACGTGAAATAAACCCCAAACATAACAATGTAATTAAACTCTGGGTAGATGCTGTTGTTTGCCAATGGGACAGGCTTCCATTTCTTAAAAGGAAAGATTGCCAAATATTGAAGAGGTATCAATATCGTGGCAGCCCCAAACTGATTATTTCTTTGTGATGGGCTCAAAGGAACTGAAAAGGGAGCAGCTCGCTGTGTGATTCAGTCTCATTTAACGCCATGTCCCTGCACCACCGAAAATCTTTTCTCTAGGAGACGATGCTACCCACGTGGCAAAATCAGTATCTGGCACACTTTAAGTGCCTGCTATGTGACAATTATTACAATTATTACAATGATTGTCACTCTGCCCCTTCTCCCTGCCACAGTGTTCCCGGTGAAGCGGCGGAACAGGCACAGCCTGGTGGGGCCCCAGCAAGCAGGGGGACGCCCAGCCCCTGTTCGACGGAGCAACACGATGCCCCCCAACCTGGGCAATGCAGGGCTGCTGGGCCGAATGCTAGATGAgaaagcccctccctccccatcaggTACATTTCTGTCTCTTGGGAGATTGGGGCAGCCAGTGGGCCCCTGTGACCCTGCCCTGATCCCTGCCTTTCCCCCCAAGGGCTACCAGAGGAGCCGGGAATGGTGCGCCTGGTGTGTGGACACCACAACTGGATCGCCGTGGCCTATACCCAGTTTCTTGTCTGCTATAGGTGCTCAGGGAGGGCGGTGGGAGGACACCTTAAGCCCTGTTGATGGGGAGGGCTCAGGGTGAGGGTTCATGATGTCCCTCAATCTTCCAGGCTGAAGGAAGCCTCTGGCTGGCAGCTGGTGTTCTCCAGTCCCCGCCTGGACTGGCCCATTGAGCGACTGGCACTCACAACCCGGGTGCTCAGTGGGGCCCTGGGTGAGCATGACAAGATGGTGGCAGCAGCCACGGGCAGCGAGATTCTGCTGTGGGCTCTGCAGGCAGAAGGCGGTGGCTCTGAGATAGGTATGGCACCAGGCTTTTTCCAGAACCCTTTTGTGCTTTAGAATTCTACTCCAACTTGTGGCCTGTTAAaacagcccacgtgccacaattctCTTTGCGTTATTAGGATGCTCCAGCCCTTTAGAATTCCGTATCCTGTTAGCATTCCTTGGTCTGGTAGAAAACTCCACCCACATAAAATTCTCTCCTCCGTCAGAATTCACTGCCCTGTTAGATCTCTTTgctttggtagaattctccatgCCGGTAAAATCCCAGACCTGTTAGAATCTGTTCCCATTAGAAATCTGACTCCTTAGACTAATCTGTTCCCTCACAAATCTTAATCCTCGTGAGAATCCTCTGCCGCCCATAGAGTTTTTTGCCTTTGTTGAAAATCTTAGCTGTGTTAGAATTCCACACCGTGTTAGAGTCCCACACCCCGGCAGGAACCTGGCCCATTGTAATCCTCTGTAATTCCTGCTGGAATCCTCTAGCCTGTAAAGATTCTATGACCAAGTTGAATCCTCTGGCCCTTGGAGTTCTTCCTGCCACCCCTCTTCTCCCCCGTGAAAGGGGGCCCTGGCTCAGCCTTCCTCACCCTGTGCAGGAGTCTTCCATCTGGGCGTGCCTGTGGAGGCCTTATTCTTCGTCGGGAACCAGCTCATTGCCACAAGCCACACAGGGCGCATTGGGGTGTGGAACGCCGTCACCAAGCACTGGCAGGTCAGGGCACTGGCCAGCCTGGCTGCCTCTTTCTCGGGTGTCCAGACCAGTCAGACCCAGGGAGGGGTTCCTTTCTGCCCCACCCGACCTGGAGAGAACCAGGGAACCCAGCAGTGGGCCAGATCCAGTGGTGGGGTAGGATGGGGTATGATAAAGGCCAAAGGAGGATCCAGGAGGCCTTCGTGGCTGACGTGAACGATGGTGagtttggaaaggaagagaggattCTCCAGACACTGGGTGGGAGACCGGGTGAGGGGAGATGGTAGAGGAGGCGGAAACCCAGAGACAGACGTGCAAACGTCCGTCATTCTCTCTGCACTCGCCCCAAGCTCTGTCCAacatgtaaaacaaaaaatacacccACAGcgttgttttctaaagtgtgagtGTTTgggtgagagagacagacaaacagagaaaagagagagaaagaaacagagacggagagaaacagacaaatagaaacaggaggtcagaggtgccagagagacagaaagagggtGGATGGAGAGAAACCAGGACTAAATGACTGTAGTAGATGaagggacacagagagaaagatggagaTGAATAAAGAAGTGTCAGAAATACAGAGTCAAGGAGAGGCCACGAGACAGAAGCGCCAACCAAGAGCCATTCAGAGACAGACGCCGATGATGCAGGCCTGGAGCAGGCAAGGCTGGGGAGGAGTGGGCCTAGAAACTGGAGGGAGGGTGCTGGAGCAGGGAGGCATGGGCATGCCAGGAGGGGcactgcagaggcagaggcaggaagggaTGGCACCGTGGCCACAGCCCACCCTGCTCCACCCCCAGGTCCAGGAGGTGCAGCCCATCACCAGTTACGATGCTGCAggctccttcctcctcctgggcTGCAACAACGGCTCCATCTACTACGTGGGTGAGCAGCAGCCGGCACCCCAGCTGCCTGAGAACCTCCCctgagggtgggagaggaggggaaaggcTGGGGTACCTTGAACAAACCCACTCTATCCTCCCTGTCCACCCCAGATGTGCAGAAATTCCCCCTGCGCATGAAGGACAATGACCTCCTTGTCAGCGAGCTCTACCGGGACCCGGCGGAGGATGGAGTCACAGCCCTGAGCGTCTACCTCACCCCAAAGACCAGTAAGCTATAGCTCAGCTCCCCGCCCTGCCGTCAGCAGCCAGCCCCGGTCCCAGCCCGCAGCTGTCTCCCCATCACTTGTGTAGCATGACCCAGTGAGATTTATGGAGAGGGAGACAGATTCAACTCAtacagtcattcaacaaacagttaCTGAGCACCACTTATATATAAGCACAGTTCTAGGTGCTCGGCCACGGCGGGCCTCTTCACCAGGGGCAAAATTGACCTCTAGTAGTTGATCTTGATGTTTCTTTCCCATATCTGTGATTAGGGCATGATGCTTGCACGCTCCTAAAACAAAGAGGATGCatgtcttgggaattccctggtggtccagtggttaggactctgagttctcactgccgagggcccaggttcgattcctAGTCggaaactaaaatcccataagctgTGTAGCGTGgccaacccccccccaaaaacaaacaaacaaacaaaaacccaaaacaaacaaaatcaaaaaaacataAACAGTCAAACAAAAAGGATGCATGTGTTACAGTGGATGAAGCTGAGTTCTCTCACTTGAGAcaatctttgtgttttgttttcttgattgCAAATGCAGagaaatagtttttttgtttgtctttactgagatataattcccataccataaaattcacaacTGAGTAATTTTAGTAGATTCACAAagttgtgccaccatcaccactatctaattccagaacgtttttatcaccccaaaaagaaaccccatgctTGTTAGCAATCACACCCCAGTCCTCCCTCCTGACAGCCCCTGGACACCtctaatccactttctgtctctatggatttgcctgttctagacatttaatgtaaatggaatcatgcagtatgtggctttttgtgtctgacttttttcactttggGTAacgattaattttttttaatggttagtgCTTTTTTGGAGCTTAAGATCTCTTACCCTACCCCTAGGTTGTGAagatttttccctatgttttcttctagaagctttgcagttttagcttttacacaTAGGTTTCTGTTCCATTTCaaattaacttttgtgtatggtgtgaggtaggggtcacAGTGCATTTTTTTCTAGCAGGAGTAAACTAATAATTAACTTCACAGCATGTCATCACATAaggcctctttcttttttaaaactgtatttatttatttatttggccacaccatgtggcttgtgggatcttagttccctgaccagggatcgagcccaggcccttggcagtgagagcgcggagccccaaccactggaccgccagggaattcctaaggcccctttcttatttcattgatttactcctttcctccccatccccctcctcaCCACGTGCCACTATTCTGTCATGTTtagcatttatattttcatttgtatgtGTCCTTACAAAATGGATATTATGGACATGTTTTTGAATTTGCATAAATGGTATGGGGTATATAACTCAGTttatatatcttaattttttccaTCCTGCCCTAGGTTaaatatccatccatgttgctattcATAACCTGAATCCGTTGCTTATAACTCCTGCATAAAATATTATAACCACATTTTACCCACATTCCTTAAGATGGTCCATTAAGTTTGTGACGTTACAACATACCTTTCCCCTGTGGAAATTTGGCAAGGTTGGGGAGTCCCTCAGGCACGCTGGGTCgagtttcattttcttgtcttgcTGTCTgtctgattttgtttgtttgtttgaccccaccatgtggcttgcgggatcttagttccctgaagaGACTGAACCCGGGCCTGTTTGTTTATATGTCCCTTtctatgtttctctgtctttctctcgaattccatctctctctctgtcagtcTCTGTCTCTGTATCCCTCCCTGTGATTTGTTTCTTGGTTCcctgtttctctatttttctatctctcttccccctcttctcagctctgtctctctctgtcttttttaaaattttaatttattttttatatagcacgttcttattagttatctattttatacatattagtgtacatatgtcaatctgtctctctctgtgtcttaaTTTCTGTCTCTGGTTTCTCTGCCGTGTCCCTCTGTCTCCCATTCCTCCGTTTCCCACGTCTCGCCACCttgttctctccatctctccctctccctttactTTCTGACTCTGCATCTGTTCTTTGTCTGttgcctcttctctctgccttggtTTCTGTCTCTCTGTGACCCTCTTCCTCCTCGGCCCCTCACCAGGTGACAGTGGGAACTGGATCGAGATCGCCTACGGCACCAGCTCAGGGGGCGTGCGTGTCATCGTGCAGCATCCCGAGACCGTGGGCTCGGGGCCTCAGCTCTTTCAGACCTTCACCGTGCACCGCAGCCCCGTCACCAAGATCATGCTGTCAGAGAAGCACCTCATCTCAGGTGAGCCTCGCCCGGCTGCCCCGCGTGCCCATCTCCCTGCAGGAGGGATGGCTTAGCTGTGAGCACGAAGCCAGGTGGATGAGGGTTTCCACTGGGGAGAGACAGTATGTGGGGAGTGGCCTCTGGAGAATTCCGTGAAGGGGACCAGTCTGGGGGAGAGTGGATTTGCCAGGGAGAGGGGAAAATTAATCAATTTAGCAATTGCCAGGCACGGGGGATACAGTGATAAGACAGGCCAAGTCCCTACCCTCGTGGAGCTGATGCTCTAGCGGGGGCAGCagacaataaatcaataaaaatataaatcactaTCTGGCAATGGGAATGGGGGCcatgaataaaaacaaagctgTGTGAGAGGCCAAGAGAGTGCCAGGATCACTGGAGAGTGCATGGTTCAGGAAGGTCTTCCTGAGGAAGGAGCTCTGAACAGAAATGAGCAGTGCAGATCAGTGGGGtcaagcattccaggcagagggaacaggcaTTGCGAAGGTTCTGAGGTGGGAGGATGTTTGGTGTGTCTAAGGGAGAGCAGGGGCCCACTGGGCCCAGAGTGGAGTGGGTGAGGAAGAGGGTGGGGGGTGATGGGGTGGGTCAGTGGGACCTTGTAACCCATGGAGAAGACTTTGTCCTTAACCCTGAATGAGATGGTGCCACGGGAGGTCTCACGGCAGAGGAGGGCTGTGACCTGACACAGGTGTTCACAGGGTCCCTCTGACTGTGTGTGGGGACAGTATGGGAGCAGGAAGGCCAAGGAGGAGGCTGCTGCAATGGTCCAGGCAGGAGATGAGATGGACGGGAccagggtaggggtggggtgggagcagtGGACAGGGAAAAGTGAGATCAGGCCCTGGAATGATTTGGAGGCGGAGCCAACGGGGTTGTTAACTATTTGGAGTTCTGGGGAAGAGAGAATTCTCTGAAAGGGAAGAATTCAGAGGGGCCTGAATCCTGACACCTTTGAAAGGAGGTCATCCCGGGGCTCAGGAAGGTCGGGCAGTGGTGATGCCACGGCCGGGCCTGACCTGCTGCTGCCCCCTGGCTCCTCAGTCTGTGCCGACAACAACCATGTGCGGACGTGGTCTGTGACTCGCTTCCGTGGCATGATTTCCACCCAGCCTGGCTCCACCCCGCTCGCTTCATTCAAGATCCTGGCGCTGGAATCGGCCGACGGGCATGGCGGCTGCAGTGCTGGCAATGACATTGGTGCCTCCTAGCCCCGGGTC
Proteins encoded in this region:
- the SHKBP1 gene encoding SH3KBP1-binding protein 1 isoform X1 codes for the protein MAAAAPAADGVPGRGPPGEVIHLNVGGKRFSTSRQTLTWIPDSFFSSLLSGRISTLKDETGAIFIDRDPTVFAPILNFLRTKELDPRGVHGSSLLHEAQFYGLTPLVRRLQLREELDRSSCGNVLFNGYLPPPVFPVKRRNRHSLVGPQQAGGRPAPVRRSNTMPPNLGNAGLLGRMLDEKAPPSPSGLPEEPGMVRLVCGHHNWIAVAYTQFLVCYRLKEASGWQLVFSSPRLDWPIERLALTTRVLSGALGEHDKMVAAATGSEILLWALQAEGGGSEIGVFHLGVPVEALFFVGNQLIATSHTGRIGVWNAVTKHWQVQEVQPITSYDAAGSFLLLGCNNGSIYYVDVQKFPLRMKDNDLLVSELYRDPAEDGVTALSVYLTPKTSDSGNWIEIAYGTSSGGVRVIVQHPETVGSGPQLFQTFTVHRSPVTKIMLSEKHLISVCADNNHVRTWSVTRFRGMISTQPGSTPLASFKILALESADGHGGCSAGNDIGPYGERDDQQVFIQKVVPNASQLFVRLSSTGQRVCSVRSVDGSPTTAFTVLECEGSRRLGSRPRRYLLTGQANGSLALWDLTTAMDGLGQAPAGGLTEEELLEQLEQCELAPLASLRGAPPSPSPRTSLTSLHSAFSSASLSSRRGSPSPPQAEARRRWGGSFVERCQELVRSGPEPRRPPTPAPRPSAGLGAPLAPPKMKLTETSF
- the SHKBP1 gene encoding SH3KBP1-binding protein 1 isoform X2 is translated as MAAAAPAADGVPGRGPPGEVIHLNVGGKSLLSGRISTLKDETGAIFIDRDPTVFAPILNFLRTKELDPRGVHGSSLLHEAQFYGLTPLVRRLQLREELDRSSCGNVLFNGYLPPPVFPVKRRNRHSLVGPQQAGGRPAPVRRSNTMPPNLGNAGLLGRMLDEKAPPSPSGLPEEPGMVRLVCGHHNWIAVAYTQFLVCYRLKEASGWQLVFSSPRLDWPIERLALTTRVLSGALGEHDKMVAAATGSEILLWALQAEGGGSEIGVFHLGVPVEALFFVGNQLIATSHTGRIGVWNAVTKHWQVQEVQPITSYDAAGSFLLLGCNNGSIYYVDVQKFPLRMKDNDLLVSELYRDPAEDGVTALSVYLTPKTSDSGNWIEIAYGTSSGGVRVIVQHPETVGSGPQLFQTFTVHRSPVTKIMLSEKHLISVCADNNHVRTWSVTRFRGMISTQPGSTPLASFKILALESADGHGGCSAGNDIGPYGERDDQQVFIQKVVPNASQLFVRLSSTGQRVCSVRSVDGSPTTAFTVLECEGSRRLGSRPRRYLLTGQANGSLALWDLTTAMDGLGQAPAGGLTEEELLEQLEQCELAPLASLRGAPPSPSPRTSLTSLHSAFSSASLSSRRGSPSPPQAEARRRWGGSFVERCQELVRSGPEPRRPPTPAPRPSAGLGAPLAPPKMKLTETSF